A single region of the Cynocephalus volans isolate mCynVol1 chromosome 12, mCynVol1.pri, whole genome shotgun sequence genome encodes:
- the TBC1D15 gene encoding TBC1 domain family member 15 isoform X1 → MVNTVSFKKKPHTNGDAPSHKNGKSKWSFLFSLTDLKSIKQNKEGMGWSYLVFCLKDDVVLPALHFHQGDSKLLIESLEKYVVLCESPQDKRTFLVNCQNKSLSQSFENLLDEPAYGLIQKIKKDPYTATMVGFSKVTNYIFDSLRGSDPSEHQRPPSEMADFLSDAIPGLKINQQEEPGFEVITRIDLGERPVVQRREPVSLEEWTKNIDSEGRILNVDSMKQMIFRGGLSHALRKQAWKFLLGYFPWDSTKEERTQLQKQKTDEYFRMKLQWKSVSEEQEKRNSRLRDYRSLIEKDVNRTDRTNKFYEGQDNPGLILLHDILMTYCMYDFDLGYVQGMSDLLSPLLYVMENEVDAFWCFASYMDQMHQNFEEQMQGMKTQLIQLSTLLRLLDSGFCSYLESQDSGYLYFCFRWLLIRFKREFSFLDILRLWEVMWTELPCKNFHLLLCCAILESEKQQIMEKHYGFNEILKHINELSMKIDVEDILCKAEAISLQMVKCKELPQAVCEILGLQDSEVTTPDSDTGEDENVGMTCPTSAFKSNALPTLAASGARDDRPTQITMSSNVSRLATA, encoded by the exons ATGCTCCAAgtcataaaaatgggaaaagcaaATGGTCATTCCTGTTCAGTTTGACAGACCTGAAATCAATCAAGCAAAACAAAGAGGGTATGGGCTGGTCGTATTTGGTATTTTGTCTAAAGGATGACGTCGTTCTTCCTGCTCTGCACTTTCATCAAGGAGATAGCAAACTACTGATTGAATCTCTTGAAAAATATGTGGTATTGTGTGA ATCTCCACAGGATAAAAGAACATTTCTTGTGAATTGTCAAAATAAGAGTCTTTCACAGTCTTTTGAAAATCTTCTGGATGAACCAGCATATGGTTTAATACAA aaaattaaaaaggatCCTTATACAGCAACTATGGTAGGATTTTCCAAAGTCACAAACTACATTTTTGATAGTTTGAGAGGCAGCGATCCCTCTGAACATCAACGACCACCTTCAGAAATGGCAGATTTTCTTAGTGATGCTATTCCAGGTCTAAAGATAAACCAACAAGAAGAACCGGGATTTGAAGTCATTACAAGA ATTGATTTGGGAGAACGGCCTGTTGTTCAAAGGAGAGAGCCAGTATCTCTGGAAGAATGGACTAAGAACATTGATTCTGAaggaagaattttaaatgtaGACAGTATGAAGCAGATGATATTTAGAGGG GGACTTAGTCATGCATTGAGAAAGCAAGCATGGAAATTTCTTCTGGGTTATTTTCCTTGGGACAGTACCAAGGAGGAAAGAACTCAATTACAAAAGCAAAAGAC cGATGAATACTTCAGGATGAAACTACAGTGGAAATCTGTCAGCGAGGAGCAAGAGAAGAGAAATTCGAGGTTAAGAGATTATAGAAGTCTcattg AAAAAGATGTTAACAGAACAGATCGAACAAACAAGTTTTATGAAGGCCAAGATAATCCAGGGTTGATTTTGCTTCATGACATTTTGATGACCTACTGTATGTATGATTTTGATTTAG gATATGTGCAAGGAATGAGTGACTTACTCTCCCCTCTTTTATATGTGATGGAAAATGAAGTGGATGCCTTTTGGTGCTTTGCCTCTTACATGGACCAAATG catcAAAATTTTGAAGAACAAATGCAAGGCATGAAGACCCAGCTAATTCAGCTGAGTACCTTACTTCGATTGTTGGACAGTGGATTTTGCAGCTACTTAG aATCTCAGGACTCTGGATACCTTTATTTTTGCTTCAGATGGCTTTTAATAAGATTTAAAAGGGAATTTAGTTTTCTAGATATTCTTCGATTATGGGAG GTAATGTGGACTGAACTACCGTGTAAAAATTTTCATCTTCTTCTTTGTTGTGCTATTCTGGAATCAGAAAAGCAGCAAATAATGGAAAAGCATTATGGCTTCAATGAAATACTTAAG CATATCAATGAATTGTCCATGAAAATTGATGTGGAAGATATACTGTGCAAGGCAGAAGCAATTTCTCTACAGATGGTAAAATGCAAG GAATTGCCACAAGCAGTTTGTGAGATTCTGGGGCTTCAAGACAGTGAAGTTACTACGCCAGATTCAGACACTGGTGAAGATGAAAATGTTGGCATGACTTGTCCTACTTCTGCATTTAAGAGTAATGCCTTGCCTACACTTGCTGCCAGTGGAGCCAGAGATGACAGACCAACACAGATAACAATGTCCTCAAATGTCAGCAGATTAGCAACTGCATga
- the TBC1D15 gene encoding TBC1 domain family member 15 isoform X3, translating to MVNTVSFKKKPHTNGDAPSHKNGKSKWSFLFSLTDLKSIKQNKEGMGWSYLVFCLKDDVVLPALHFHQGDSKLLIESLEKYVVLCESPQDKRTFLVNCQNKSLSQSFENLLDEPAYGLIQKIKKDPYTATMVGFSKVTNYIFDSLRGSDPSEHQRPPSEMADFLSDAIPGLKINQQEEPGFEVITRIDLGERPVVQRREPVSLEEWTKNIDSEGRILNVDSMKQMIFRGGLSHALRKQAWKFLLGYFPWDSTKEERTQLQKQKTDEYFRMKLQWKSVSEEQEKRNSRLRDYRSLIGYVQGMSDLLSPLLYVMENEVDAFWCFASYMDQMHQNFEEQMQGMKTQLIQLSTLLRLLDSGFCSYLESQDSGYLYFCFRWLLIRFKREFSFLDILRLWEVMWTELPCKNFHLLLCCAILESEKQQIMEKHYGFNEILKHINELSMKIDVEDILCKAEAISLQMVKCKELPQAVCEILGLQDSEVTTPDSDTGEDENVGMTCPTSAFKSNALPTLAASGARDDRPTQITMSSNVSRLATA from the exons ATGCTCCAAgtcataaaaatgggaaaagcaaATGGTCATTCCTGTTCAGTTTGACAGACCTGAAATCAATCAAGCAAAACAAAGAGGGTATGGGCTGGTCGTATTTGGTATTTTGTCTAAAGGATGACGTCGTTCTTCCTGCTCTGCACTTTCATCAAGGAGATAGCAAACTACTGATTGAATCTCTTGAAAAATATGTGGTATTGTGTGA ATCTCCACAGGATAAAAGAACATTTCTTGTGAATTGTCAAAATAAGAGTCTTTCACAGTCTTTTGAAAATCTTCTGGATGAACCAGCATATGGTTTAATACAA aaaattaaaaaggatCCTTATACAGCAACTATGGTAGGATTTTCCAAAGTCACAAACTACATTTTTGATAGTTTGAGAGGCAGCGATCCCTCTGAACATCAACGACCACCTTCAGAAATGGCAGATTTTCTTAGTGATGCTATTCCAGGTCTAAAGATAAACCAACAAGAAGAACCGGGATTTGAAGTCATTACAAGA ATTGATTTGGGAGAACGGCCTGTTGTTCAAAGGAGAGAGCCAGTATCTCTGGAAGAATGGACTAAGAACATTGATTCTGAaggaagaattttaaatgtaGACAGTATGAAGCAGATGATATTTAGAGGG GGACTTAGTCATGCATTGAGAAAGCAAGCATGGAAATTTCTTCTGGGTTATTTTCCTTGGGACAGTACCAAGGAGGAAAGAACTCAATTACAAAAGCAAAAGAC cGATGAATACTTCAGGATGAAACTACAGTGGAAATCTGTCAGCGAGGAGCAAGAGAAGAGAAATTCGAGGTTAAGAGATTATAGAAGTCTcattg gATATGTGCAAGGAATGAGTGACTTACTCTCCCCTCTTTTATATGTGATGGAAAATGAAGTGGATGCCTTTTGGTGCTTTGCCTCTTACATGGACCAAATG catcAAAATTTTGAAGAACAAATGCAAGGCATGAAGACCCAGCTAATTCAGCTGAGTACCTTACTTCGATTGTTGGACAGTGGATTTTGCAGCTACTTAG aATCTCAGGACTCTGGATACCTTTATTTTTGCTTCAGATGGCTTTTAATAAGATTTAAAAGGGAATTTAGTTTTCTAGATATTCTTCGATTATGGGAG GTAATGTGGACTGAACTACCGTGTAAAAATTTTCATCTTCTTCTTTGTTGTGCTATTCTGGAATCAGAAAAGCAGCAAATAATGGAAAAGCATTATGGCTTCAATGAAATACTTAAG CATATCAATGAATTGTCCATGAAAATTGATGTGGAAGATATACTGTGCAAGGCAGAAGCAATTTCTCTACAGATGGTAAAATGCAAG GAATTGCCACAAGCAGTTTGTGAGATTCTGGGGCTTCAAGACAGTGAAGTTACTACGCCAGATTCAGACACTGGTGAAGATGAAAATGTTGGCATGACTTGTCCTACTTCTGCATTTAAGAGTAATGCCTTGCCTACACTTGCTGCCAGTGGAGCCAGAGATGACAGACCAACACAGATAACAATGTCCTCAAATGTCAGCAGATTAGCAACTGCATga